CGCGCGGTTTTCTTTGTCTTGCAACGCCTCTTGCGTAACGTTGAATCCCGCCGTCAACGACTCGAGGCCTCCCTCGGCGTTCCATAAATTGGCAATTTTGCCATAACGATTGCTCAAATCTTGCAAGAACGGCACAAACCTCCAATCGGGGTTGAGTGTTGCCGCGCGGCGGAGAAAACCGTGACAGCAGCTGCCGATGGTGGCCATCGCACAGACATACGCGCCCCAATCACCCCAGTCTGTTAATTTCCGATTTTCACAGTCGCGCTCCAGCGTGTCTGCCCACAAGCGGAAGCTTTCCGCGCCCCAGGCATATTGGTCACCTTGTTCCGTTAGCAGCGATGGTAGTTCTGCAATGGCACCCTTACAGAGTTGCGCCATGTCACGTTGGGTCTTTTTCTGCCCGGTAAAAATCCAGCAGCCCTCACCATGGCCGGGCGTTGGCTCTTCAGAAGCTATGCTTTTGATTGCTTTGTCGAACTCAATGCGCTCCGGCTCAGCATTATCGCCCATGATGTAAAGCAGCGTGTTGCCATGGGCTTCATAGCCCACGATAACGCCGAAAATTTGAGGTTCACCCAACCCCCATGAAATCACCGATACTCCTTTGTCGATGAATGCCATCAATGTTTGTCTATACATTTCGGGATTCTTACGCAAATCATCGCCCCATAGCACAGTACTGGCATAACCGCACTTATCAAAGAGATTCTCAACCCACACAGTGTTTTGCTCGCTCAGTCGATAGCCGCTGATGCCGTCACCATAGCACTTGTTGGTTCGCGTATAAAACGGCACAAAAATATCGCCGGTAATGCCGTGAAAGAACTCGTAGTCATAAGCTGTCTCGCCGAGGCTTTCCATGACGTAGCGCGCACAGCCGTTGAACCAGAAATTCTCGCCCCACTCACTGGTGATGAGCCGGTGAATGTTGGGGACGATGTTGTTGCTTCGTTTGGTAATCACAGTAAGTTGATCTCCTTTGACTTTATGTTTGGGTTGTTGTGTGAGTTGTGAAATGCGAATACTTTTGATAATGCGGCGGTCGTTACCATCCGAACCGATGACGACCGGCAGCGCACGCTGACGAGACAAGTCGCGCGCCATGTAGGGAAAATTTTCGCCGCAGCAGAGAATTTCGTCGTTGATAATGCAGGCGATATACTTCTCTCCGACAATCCATGTAAGGCTGTTGTACTCACCGACAGGACGCAGGGTTGCTGTCTTGGCAAAGCGGTGGTAGTCACCAAAAATGGGCTGATTCACGCCCACATTGCGCTCTCGTGAACGGCTGCCGTGGATATGAAATGAGCCGTCAACCGGATTCTTTGTTTCGCCGTCCCAGCCGTGATGAATAAGCACGGGGCCATCGGGCCCGCCATAGCCTTCGCCGCGCTCACATCGAAACTCCATATCTACACGAAAGGGCAGTTTGACAGCGACTTCTGTTGATAACACTCTCGTGGAAATCCACGACGTGTATTCAATTTCACCGTTGTCCATGATAACATAGCGCGGATCATTAATGCCTTTTAGCTTGTCGAGCTTCACATCGACCGCCCATAGCGGCGGATTGGCTGCGTCTAGTTCGGCAATGGTGATGTTCAGCACTTCTTGTGGTTTGTCATAGATTACCGGGTTGGGCACACGCTTTTTGACGGGCACGAGCAAGGATACGAGTTCGCGCTTATCGTCAGGCGAGAGCAAATTTTCAAGCATGGAGGCGC
This region of Oscillospiraceae bacterium genomic DNA includes:
- a CDS encoding MerR family transcriptional regulator, producing the protein MKLIKITDLTHQLGISSRSLRYYEQIGLIASNRPEFEKYRYYDEANVARLQQIMVLRKMEIPIKDILRIYENADMSVVVETFVERIRLIDEEVDALTELRAVVDDFLQAMLQNGVTKISALPILYEEMEKRLAVVDKKTVNYKALSSLSDRLAAPIAAAIIDIPPMRMLSAGGNIEGFWRYVRANGIAEGRLGQHEQFEMRDEVLLRIPDDFTPTENFQTVDFVGGLYATVNVYLDEDLGQRFHAVVIAFDDNKFYEIDYDRASMLENLLSPDDKRELVSLLVPVKKRVPNPVIYDKPQEVLNITIAELDAANPPLWAVDVKLDKLKGINDPRYVIMDNGEIEYTSWISTRVLSTEVAVKLPFRVDMEFRCERGEGYGGPDGPVLIHHGWDGETKNPVDGSFHIHGSRSRERNVGVNQPIFGDYHRFAKTATLRPVGEYNSLTWIVGEKYIACIINDEILCCGENFPYMARDLSRQRALPVVIGSDGNDRRIIKSIRISQLTQQPKHKVKGDQLTVITKRSNNIVPNIHRLITSEWGENFWFNGCARYVMESLGETAYDYEFFHGITGDIFVPFYTRTNKCYGDGISGYRLSEQNTVWVENLFDKCGYASTVLWGDDLRKNPEMYRQTLMAFIDKGVSVISWGLGEPQIFGVIVGYEAHGNTLLYIMGDNAEPERIEFDKAIKSIASEEPTPGHGEGCWIFTGQKKTQRDMAQLCKGAIAELPSLLTEQGDQYAWGAESFRLWADTLERDCENRKLTDWGDWGAYVCAMATIGSCCHGFLRRAATLNPDWRFVPFLQDLSNRYGKIANLWNAEGGLESLTAGFNVTQEALQDKENRAKILAVLRQAADEMDEILRILQLQFDEAAMDAEIAKRQAKLAAAVARVEAAAAREVYDIDLAAMSSKADADIVKIDNNMVSVHCSNDGSQGGIGGIDAARWFNGPAKIKVRVKVNNDLRLFFHFGVLHFCSNGDLRILDVADSKECIYKGKGSLPSNEFIDIEWIIGREAMLVKVNDELRHAGVEYGYIDQIKDPSYELCSPVRIGGIEGTIVTVTQLKVIEI